One window of Macrococcus sp. 19Msa1099 genomic DNA carries:
- a CDS encoding dihydrolipoamide acetyltransferase family protein — translation MSSRINMPKLGMTMTEGTIDEWYKSVGDEVKKGEAVCMIASEKLTLDVEAPEDGILTEITVEAGGRAKVGEQMGLVGDSLEDNQSPERSNQSTDDEAISESGEETNERAAIKDAAEKSPSFNRSHEDELNKKARDEDTPTSQSNSESNRIFITPLARRIAESNDISIEEVTGTGGNGRITKRDIEKAIDHVKVSSTTESTEATQVTAEGKPLSNMRRAIADNMMHSLQSTAQLTLHQKVEADALLKFNKKLKKEVSNNELDIKVTVTALITKAVALVLKDDARMNATYSDEKLYHHKDVNIGIATSLEDGLMVPVIHNAESKSIGEISSAIETLSAAARNGELSQGAMKDGTFTITNIGAGGIEYFTPVLNAPEVGILGVGSLQSEVALKDGKPYEKKMLPLSLTIDHQVIDGADGAEFLSRIKTFIEHPYLLIL, via the coding sequence TGAAAAAGGGTGAAGCGGTCTGTATGATTGCTTCTGAAAAACTAACTTTAGATGTTGAAGCACCTGAAGATGGGATTTTAACAGAAATTACAGTGGAAGCTGGAGGCAGAGCTAAAGTTGGAGAACAGATGGGATTGGTTGGAGACTCATTAGAGGATAACCAGTCTCCTGAACGTTCAAATCAATCGACTGATGATGAAGCGATAAGTGAATCAGGTGAAGAAACGAATGAAAGAGCCGCAATAAAGGATGCGGCCGAGAAATCTCCTAGCTTTAATAGAAGTCATGAGGATGAATTGAATAAGAAAGCACGCGATGAGGACACTCCTACATCACAAAGTAACTCTGAAAGCAACCGAATCTTTATTACCCCACTTGCCCGTAGAATAGCTGAAAGCAATGACATCTCAATTGAAGAGGTTACAGGGACTGGCGGTAATGGCAGAATCACAAAGAGAGATATAGAAAAAGCAATTGATCACGTAAAAGTAAGTTCGACGACTGAGTCTACTGAAGCTACTCAAGTAACGGCAGAAGGCAAGCCATTATCGAATATGAGACGTGCGATTGCTGATAACATGATGCATAGTTTACAGTCAACCGCACAATTAACGTTGCACCAAAAAGTAGAAGCAGATGCGTTGCTGAAATTTAATAAGAAGTTAAAAAAAGAGGTTAGCAACAATGAATTAGATATTAAAGTAACAGTTACTGCACTGATTACAAAAGCCGTTGCATTAGTACTTAAAGATGATGCAAGAATGAATGCAACTTACAGTGATGAGAAGTTATACCATCATAAAGATGTGAATATTGGAATTGCAACAAGTCTGGAAGATGGACTGATGGTTCCAGTGATCCATAACGCTGAAAGTAAATCTATAGGTGAAATTTCAAGTGCCATCGAAACTTTATCTGCTGCGGCGAGAAATGGAGAGTTGTCTCAAGGTGCAATGAAGGATGGAACATTTACCATCACAAATATCGGTGCAGGCGGTATAGAATACTTTACACCGGTACTTAACGCACCGGAAGTTGGGATACTAGGGGTTGGTTCATTACAAAGTGAAGTAGCATTAAAAGACGGCAAACCGTATGAGAAAAAGATGTTACCTCTGAGTCTCACTATTGATCATCAAGTTATAGATGGTGCAGATGGAGCGGAATTCTTGAGTCGTATTAAAACATTTATCGAGCATCCATATTTGCTGATATTGTAG